In Rutidosis leptorrhynchoides isolate AG116_Rl617_1_P2 chromosome 2, CSIRO_AGI_Rlap_v1, whole genome shotgun sequence, one genomic interval encodes:
- the LOC139891768 gene encoding probable serine/threonine-protein kinase PBL19: MKCFNIFNHKKRGKSSPELREENPSRKPTTRLVKSTGSISSARSIPELYREKGHNLKKFSFTELRNATDNFDRRLKIGEGGFGSVYKASITPFNGQGDPLVVAIKKLNRNSMQGHKEWLAEVQFLGVVEHPNLVKLLGYSLADGERGIQRLLVYEYMRNKSLEDHLFGRALPPLPWIRRLKILLGAAQGLTYLHQGLEIQVIFRDFKSSNVLLDDNFNAKLSDFGLAREGPQGDQTHVSTMPVGTYGYAAPEYVETGHLKSNSDLWSFGVVLYEILTGRKAIDRLLPQAEQKLVEWVKQFPADSKRFRMIMDPRLNNQYSIAAARKIAKLADSCLRKNPDERPAMSRIVEVLEDAIRESEGEITSVNEGSPLPEPSTRRPVRVN, translated from the exons ATGAAGTGTTTCAATATTTTCAATCACAAAAAAAGAGGGAAATCATCACCGGAGCTCAGGGAAGAAAACCCATCAAGGAAACCAACAACAAGATTAGTAAAATCAACTGGGTCAATTTCTTCAGCAAGAAGCATACCAGAATTGTACAGAGAAAAAGGTCATAACTTGAAAAAGTTTTCATTTACAGAGCTTAGAAATGCTACTGATAATTTTGATAGGAGGTTAAAGATTGGAGAAGGTGGGTTTGGGAGTGTTTATAAAGCCTCAATTACTCCTTTTAATGGTCAAGGTGATCCACTTGTTGTTGCCATCAAGAAACTCAACAGAAATAGCATGCAG GGGCATAAAGAATGGCTAGCAGAAGTCCAGTTTCTTGGTGTTGTTGAGCATCCTAACCTTGTAAAGCTTTTGGGATACAGTTTGGCTGATGGAGAACGAGGAATACAAAGGCTGTTGGTGTATGAATACATGAGAAACAAGAGCTTAGAAGATCATCTTTTTGGTCGAGCATTGCCACCGCTTCCTTGGATAAGACGACTTAAAATCCTCCTAGGAGCAGCTCAAGGTCTTACTTATCTCCACCAAGGTTTGGAAATTCAG GTGATATTTCGTGACTTCAAGTCTTCGAATGTGTTGTTGGATGACAACTTCAACGCGAAACTTTCAGATTTCGGCCTTGCTAGAGAAGGACCACAAGGGGACCAGACTCACGTATCTACAATG CCCGTAGGGACATATGGATATGCGGCTCCAGAATACGTCGAAACGGGCCATCTAAAATCAAACAGTGACTTATGGAGCTTTGGAGTAGTACTGTACGAGATCCTAACTGGCAGAAAGGCGATCGATAGACTGTTACCGCAAGCTGAACAAAAACTTGTTGAATGGGTGAAACAATTCCCTGCAGACAGCAAAAGGTTTCGAATGATCATGGATCCTCGTTTAAACAATCAGTATTCAATTGCTGCTGCCCGAAAAATTGCAAAGTTGGCCGATAGCTGCCTGCGCAAGAATCCCGATGAGCGGCCAGCGATGAGTAGAATCGTCGAAGTTTTAGAAGATGCAATCAGAGAATCGGAAGGCGAAATCACTTCTGTAAACGAGGGTAGTCCTTTACCAGAACCATCTACACGAAGACCAGTTCGTGTTAATTAG